Proteins found in one Clostridia bacterium genomic segment:
- the corA gene encoding magnesium/cobalt transporter CorA has protein sequence MIDCIAFSPDRGLIVGLAEAVQLLQQGRLHCWLDLENPQAEEVSYLSSQVGIPEQLFDLKWRRQDRKVEIESVEDFDMFGFYVPTTGKSYSIHPWQFIIRNNLLLTVRETTPPFLSEIKAKLKRHPELLAQGMGKVVAGILGESVNLFLSSLEENQAKLDRLEEGVLAHPDRTGLNKVFKLRKQVGGYYRCLMPNAEVLHSLSLHEDGRYFDRQTHTRLAELNEELLRIADLYENYYDRFHDLLEAHLSLSSYRTNEIVRVLTVITTILMPLTVITGIYGMNFQHMPELHWRYGYYVVLAGMGVIVSSLLYYFHRKGWI, from the coding sequence ATGATAGATTGCATAGCATTCAGTCCTGATCGGGGGTTAATCGTCGGTTTAGCCGAAGCTGTTCAGCTGCTTCAGCAAGGGCGATTGCACTGCTGGTTGGATCTGGAGAACCCGCAAGCAGAGGAAGTGTCTTATTTATCCTCTCAGGTAGGCATTCCCGAGCAACTCTTTGATCTAAAGTGGCGTAGGCAAGATCGGAAGGTCGAGATTGAATCGGTCGAAGACTTCGACATGTTTGGGTTTTACGTGCCAACAACGGGTAAGAGCTATTCCATTCATCCTTGGCAGTTCATTATACGAAACAACTTGCTTCTAACTGTCCGCGAAACGACACCGCCATTTCTTTCCGAGATTAAGGCCAAACTGAAGCGCCACCCAGAGCTTCTTGCCCAAGGTATGGGTAAAGTAGTAGCCGGGATTCTTGGGGAAAGCGTTAACCTTTTTCTCTCTAGTCTAGAAGAAAACCAGGCCAAGCTAGATCGCTTGGAGGAGGGAGTACTGGCTCACCCCGACCGAACTGGATTGAACAAGGTATTCAAGTTGAGAAAGCAAGTGGGCGGGTATTATCGGTGCCTGATGCCCAATGCAGAAGTCTTACATAGCCTATCGTTGCACGAGGATGGCAGGTATTTTGACCGCCAAACTCACACCCGCCTGGCGGAGCTAAACGAGGAGCTTTTACGGATCGCCGACTTGTATGAGAATTACTATGATCGGTTTCATGACCTGCTTGAAGCCCACCTTTCTTTGTCTTCGTATCGCACTAACGAAATCGTCAGGGTGCTCACGGTCATAACTACCATCCTTATGCCCTTAACCGTGATTACCGGTATTTACGGTATGAACTTTCAACATATGCCAGAACTGCATTGGCGTTATGGCTATTACGTAGTCTTAGCAGGCATGGGGGTGATTGTATCCTCTTTGCTGTATTACTTTCACCGGAAAGGGTGGATTTAA
- a CDS encoding TetR/AcrR family transcriptional regulator — protein sequence MDSDKRTLIKEVAKRLISKKGAKLTTLAEIAKAVGISKGTLFYYYPSKDEILFEVLDDCFAQYTSMFFSFLKEVKNVPSVAPSQVFRLLLELFACDQPLASLNLLLLHEALSRNQNLLERFRQKYEEWRELIAIGLGELYYPRPELGNNGFTLASVILALIDGFSIQYLIDEGRVQPERIGQVLELAVRGVIEEGNGMGS from the coding sequence ATGGACAGCGATAAGCGGACTTTGATTAAAGAAGTAGCTAAAAGGCTGATTAGTAAAAAGGGTGCCAAGTTGACAACGCTTGCCGAGATTGCCAAAGCAGTAGGCATCAGCAAAGGAACTCTTTTTTATTACTATCCCAGCAAAGATGAGATTCTCTTTGAAGTGTTAGATGATTGCTTTGCCCAATACACAAGTATGTTCTTCAGCTTTCTTAAAGAGGTCAAAAATGTGCCCTCGGTCGCCCCAAGTCAGGTTTTTCGATTATTGCTAGAATTGTTTGCTTGCGATCAACCTTTGGCCAGCCTGAATCTATTGTTGCTTCACGAAGCACTATCTCGAAATCAGAATTTGCTGGAACGGTTTCGCCAGAAGTATGAGGAGTGGAGAGAATTAATAGCCATCGGGTTGGGGGAGCTCTACTATCCGCGCCCTGAGCTTGGTAACAACGGGTTTACCTTGGCCTCTGTTATTTTAGCCTTGATTGACGGTTTTAGTATCCAGTACTTGATCGACGAAGGTAGAGTGCAGCCGGAGAGGATTGGTCAGGTGCTGGAGCTAGCCGTGAGAGGGGTGATTGAAGAGGGTAACGGTATGGGTAGTTAG
- a CDS encoding saccharopine dehydrogenase NADP-binding domain-containing protein, translating to MRIVCLGGAGEMGSRAVKDLAAQADVEKLTIADINLFKAKSLAEEINAEVGNKVEVVHIDVNVPETLERALEGHDIATSTVGPFYKFGQKIAKGVIGKGLHLVDICDDYDAVQQILTLDEEAQANQQTILTGMGWTPGLSNMLALKAVRELDRAEHIHIYWAGSPLGPTGLAVILHTLHIFVGEIPSYQNGEWVNVKAGSGRQVVNFADLGDVTQFHVGHPEPVTIPRYIESLKTVTLKGGLTDHFLNELAVLVGNSGFTGSEDTKDILGGLLKVVLPFGEMLLPSKETRSAIRVDVIGFKDGVEKTISYQARAPMADLTGLPLAVGALMLGRGEITRRGAFAPEAAVDPDKFLAELQKRGIEILRESN from the coding sequence GTGAGGATCGTCTGCTTAGGCGGAGCCGGGGAAATGGGTAGCCGAGCAGTTAAGGATCTTGCAGCTCAGGCTGATGTTGAAAAGCTTACCATAGCCGATATTAATCTGTTTAAGGCCAAAAGCCTAGCGGAGGAGATCAATGCTGAAGTTGGCAATAAGGTCGAAGTTGTGCACATTGATGTCAACGTGCCCGAAACCCTTGAGCGAGCCCTGGAAGGCCATGATATTGCTACTAGCACCGTTGGGCCCTTCTACAAGTTTGGCCAAAAAATAGCCAAGGGAGTCATCGGCAAAGGTCTTCACCTAGTAGACATTTGTGATGATTATGATGCCGTGCAGCAGATACTCACGTTGGATGAGGAAGCCCAAGCTAATCAGCAGACTATACTAACTGGCATGGGCTGGACGCCGGGCCTTAGTAATATGCTTGCCCTCAAAGCTGTTCGAGAACTAGATCGAGCTGAGCACATACATATCTATTGGGCAGGCAGTCCTCTCGGACCAACCGGTTTAGCTGTCATCCTGCATACGCTGCATATCTTCGTAGGGGAAATCCCCTCATACCAAAACGGAGAATGGGTGAATGTCAAGGCTGGATCTGGCAGGCAGGTAGTAAATTTTGCTGATCTAGGCGATGTAACTCAATTCCATGTTGGCCACCCCGAACCGGTGACCATTCCTCGCTATATAGAGAGCCTTAAGACAGTAACCCTTAAGGGTGGACTAACCGATCACTTCTTGAACGAGTTGGCAGTTCTTGTAGGTAATAGCGGTTTTACCGGCAGCGAGGATACCAAGGATATTCTGGGCGGGTTGTTGAAGGTTGTACTGCCTTTTGGAGAAATGCTGCTGCCAAGCAAGGAGACTAGGTCCGCTATCCGAGTTGATGTCATAGGCTTTAAGGACGGTGTTGAGAAGACCATTTCCTACCAGGCTCGGGCTCCCATGGCTGACCTGACTGGGCTGCCACTGGCTGTTGGTGCTCTGATGTTGGGCAGGGGAGAGATTACCAGGCGTGGAGCTTTTGCTCCCGAGGCAGCAGTAGACCCAGATAAATTCTTAGCTGAGCTACAAAAGCGGGGGATAGAGATCCTCCGGGAGAGTAACTAG
- a CDS encoding IS110 family transposase has product MSRRLFCGIDVSLTENQLFVMDGDGRAVGKTRRFPNNLPGTAKMIEHLCGLMENSGFDALSIGMEATSLYWFPLFWALRNDERLLGAQVLALNPKLVQGIRKTYADMDKTDPIDASLIADRLRFGRLSEQHLPDEDLLALERLTRFRYHLVQHQSQLKNYLQSLLFLTFSEWMRARPFSDLFGACSGQLLKLFGSAKDMRSLSLEELKAYLLRFSRNHFSHLEEKAETVLRAAQDSFFIPPVLAKEVHFIVKLALNELELVDKLLKRLDKRIAKHLAGIPQTLTSIPGIGAVLAADISEIGDISRFSGQEKLAKFAGLTWRKRQSGGFNGDITPMTKTGNPYLRYYLIQAAQCLVMHNQEYREYYARKAKETPRHSKKRALSLTARKLVRLVYALLSKGVLYQAEGARQEVNAKVLDPTAQNRRGIKAVRRKAKTKRSPHTPKNSAKPQEHARGYPAVNT; this is encoded by the coding sequence TTGTCAAGACGCTTGTTTTGCGGCATCGATGTCAGCCTTACGGAAAACCAGCTGTTTGTGATGGACGGCGACGGCCGGGCCGTGGGCAAGACCCGGAGGTTTCCCAACAATCTTCCCGGCACCGCCAAGATGATAGAGCACCTATGTGGGCTCATGGAGAACTCCGGGTTTGATGCGCTTTCAATCGGCATGGAGGCTACCTCTTTATACTGGTTTCCGCTGTTTTGGGCGCTGAGAAACGACGAGCGCCTCCTTGGGGCCCAGGTCCTGGCCTTGAATCCCAAGCTGGTCCAGGGGATCCGCAAGACCTATGCCGACATGGACAAGACCGACCCTATTGACGCTTCGCTGATCGCCGACCGGCTCCGCTTCGGCCGCCTGAGCGAGCAGCACCTCCCGGACGAGGACCTATTGGCCCTCGAAAGGCTGACCCGCTTCCGCTACCACCTGGTTCAGCATCAATCCCAGCTTAAGAATTACCTTCAGTCCCTTTTGTTTTTGACCTTTAGCGAATGGATGCGGGCTAGACCTTTCTCGGACCTGTTCGGAGCTTGTTCCGGCCAGCTTTTAAAGCTGTTTGGCTCGGCTAAGGACATGCGGTCCTTATCCCTGGAGGAGCTTAAGGCCTACCTTTTAAGGTTTAGCCGCAACCACTTCAGCCACCTAGAGGAAAAGGCCGAGACTGTCCTTCGGGCGGCCCAGGACTCCTTTTTTATACCCCCGGTGCTGGCCAAAGAGGTCCACTTCATAGTCAAACTCGCCCTCAATGAATTGGAGCTTGTAGACAAGCTCTTAAAGCGGCTGGACAAGCGCATTGCCAAACACCTGGCCGGGATCCCCCAGACGCTCACCTCCATCCCGGGCATCGGGGCGGTGCTGGCAGCGGACATATCCGAAATCGGCGATATCTCCCGCTTTAGCGGCCAGGAAAAGCTGGCCAAGTTTGCCGGGCTCACCTGGAGGAAGCGCCAGTCCGGCGGCTTTAACGGGGATATTACCCCCATGACCAAGACCGGCAATCCGTACCTGCGTTACTACCTGATCCAGGCGGCTCAATGCCTGGTGATGCATAACCAGGAGTACCGGGAGTACTATGCCAGGAAGGCCAAAGAAACCCCTCGCCATTCCAAAAAGCGAGCGCTGTCGCTCACCGCACGTAAGCTGGTGCGCCTCGTCTATGCCCTTTTGTCTAAGGGAGTGCTCTACCAAGCCGAGGGCGCCAGGCAGGAGGTGAATGCTAAGGTTCTCGATCCTACGGCCCAAAACAGGCGGGGTATAAAGGCCGTCCGGAGAAAAGCGAAGACCAAACGGTCGCCGCATACCCCAAAGAACTCTGCGAAGCCGCAGGAACATGCGCGGGGTTACCCAGCAGTCAACACGTAA
- a CDS encoding type II toxin-antitoxin system PemK/MazF family toxin — MAANRVAPGDILLIALPSQYPHGHEQEGTRPAVAVGIPQGPVRYPVVIVVPLTTQSGPWAKKNPSLYQTLPPGTGGLPRVSTALVDQVRAVDIRRVRAYLGTLEEAAFKPIRDSLLRLFSD, encoded by the coding sequence GTGGCCGCGAATCGGGTGGCCCCGGGGGATATCTTGCTTATTGCCCTTCCCTCCCAGTACCCCCACGGGCACGAGCAGGAAGGAACTCGACCGGCTGTTGCGGTTGGCATCCCCCAGGGGCCTGTACGCTACCCTGTGGTAATCGTAGTCCCCCTGACTACGCAAAGTGGTCCTTGGGCCAAGAAAAATCCCTCTTTATACCAGACCCTGCCGCCAGGGACTGGAGGGCTTCCCAGGGTCTCCACCGCTCTGGTCGATCAGGTACGGGCAGTTGACATTAGGCGCGTAAGGGCCTACCTGGGCACCCTGGAAGAGGCGGCCTTTAAGCCCATTCGAGACAGCCTGCTGAGGCTCTTTTCTGATTAA
- a CDS encoding site-specific integrase, whose translation MVARNVAKDVELPPEKKPDPKFLAEKQVRQFLDVARGHRLYAAFLLDLGTDLRRSELLALRWQNVDLEAGTLRVMKGIGQVKGNLLYQPPKNETSWRTVPMPRAVLPELKRWKVRQNQEKLLLGEAYHDSGLVFAKEDGTLLKPRTFYHHFKRLAEKAELLSGVTLHSLRHTFATLLLQYGVHSKVVQELMGHSDYSVTMDTYSHVMPPMMYQAVNVLNDVLGEKKNPSLRTPRKGTRRSTKPSAYSRQDRLLAAAHSASGNAHRLL comes from the coding sequence TTGGTAGCCAGGAACGTTGCCAAGGACGTGGAGCTGCCTCCGGAGAAGAAACCTGACCCGAAGTTTCTCGCTGAGAAGCAGGTACGGCAGTTCCTGGATGTCGCTAGAGGCCATCGCCTCTATGCAGCCTTTTTGCTGGATCTCGGGACTGACCTCCGGCGTAGCGAGCTTCTTGCCTTGCGCTGGCAAAACGTCGATCTGGAAGCCGGGACTTTGCGGGTAATGAAAGGCATAGGACAGGTAAAGGGCAACCTGCTGTACCAGCCCCCTAAAAATGAGACTTCCTGGCGGACTGTGCCGATGCCCAGGGCCGTTTTGCCCGAGCTAAAGCGGTGGAAGGTCCGACAGAACCAGGAAAAGTTGCTATTGGGCGAAGCCTATCATGACAGCGGACTGGTATTTGCCAAGGAGGACGGGACTCTGCTAAAGCCGAGGACGTTTTACCACCACTTCAAAAGGCTGGCGGAAAAGGCTGAACTGCTTTCGGGCGTTACTCTCCACTCTCTCCGGCACACCTTCGCGACCTTGCTCCTGCAGTACGGGGTGCATTCGAAAGTGGTGCAGGAGCTTATGGGGCATAGCGACTATTCTGTAACCATGGACACCTATAGCCACGTGATGCCTCCAATGATGTACCAAGCAGTGAACGTTCTCAACGATGTTTTAGGAGAGAAAAAGAACCCTTCCCTGAGAACCCCAAGGAAGGGAACTAGAAGAAGCACAAAACCTAGCGCTTACAGCCGTCAGGACCGCCTCCTGGCGGCTGCGCATAGCGCTAGCGGCAACGCCCACAGGTTGTTGTAA
- a CDS encoding helix-turn-helix domain-containing protein, which yields MKQAVNSSERLTYTVPEVARLLGINTITAYYLARREDFPAVRIGKRIIIPKVALERWLDRQSGAGAER from the coding sequence ATGAAGCAGGCAGTTAATTCGAGCGAGCGGCTAACCTATACGGTGCCAGAGGTTGCCCGGCTATTGGGGATAAACACTATTACCGCTTACTACCTGGCCCGGCGGGAGGATTTTCCGGCTGTTAGAATTGGTAAGCGGATTATCATTCCAAAGGTTGCCCTGGAACGGTGGCTTGACCGTCAATCTGGTGCAGGCGCTGAAAGGTAG
- a CDS encoding bifunctional DNA primase/polymerase yields MASEVSISQFAYEYYKQGFAIIPVARSKKPLVRWEELQHRKPTSEEITAWWRRWPKANIGLLTGEINQLIVLDADGREGLATLRGKPLPPTPCARTGGGGLHYYFRHPGYPVQNFVRKLPGLDFRGDGGYVLAPPSLHPSGKRYEWVTGLALFEIELAPLPAWLVAILKPERPQGLSRSVEDWRKLVSEGVTEGQRNNSIAALAGHLLRKYVDPWVVLELCLAWNQVKCRPPLDDDEIVTTVDSVARLEAKRRQREARQDA; encoded by the coding sequence ATGGCTTCTGAGGTAAGTATATCACAATTTGCTTATGAATACTACAAGCAAGGATTCGCAATCATTCCGGTTGCCCGTAGTAAAAAGCCCCTCGTTCGATGGGAAGAACTCCAGCATCGTAAGCCAACAAGCGAAGAAATAACTGCGTGGTGGAGGCGGTGGCCCAAGGCCAACATCGGCTTGCTGACGGGTGAAATCAACCAGTTAATAGTCCTAGACGCGGACGGCAGAGAAGGCTTGGCCACCCTGCGCGGTAAGCCCCTGCCACCAACTCCTTGTGCGAGAACTGGCGGAGGCGGCCTCCATTATTATTTCCGGCACCCCGGCTATCCGGTGCAGAACTTTGTTCGCAAGCTACCCGGCCTGGATTTTAGAGGCGATGGCGGGTATGTGTTGGCCCCGCCAAGTCTCCATCCTTCCGGGAAGCGGTACGAATGGGTAACAGGCCTCGCTCTCTTTGAGATTGAGTTGGCCCCGCTCCCGGCCTGGCTGGTGGCAATCCTAAAACCCGAGCGGCCCCAAGGATTGAGCCGAAGCGTTGAGGACTGGCGGAAGCTGGTGAGCGAGGGAGTAACCGAAGGGCAGCGGAACAACTCCATAGCGGCCTTGGCGGGGCACCTACTTCGCAAGTATGTTGACCCATGGGTGGTCCTGGAGCTTTGCCTGGCCTGGAACCAGGTGAAATGCAGGCCCCCGCTAGACGATGATGAGATAGTCACAACTGTAGATTCGGTAGCCCGGCTTGAAGCTAAGCGGCGGCAAAGGGAGGCGAGGCAAGATGCCTAG
- a CDS encoding DUF3987 domain-containing protein has product MPRELVGIASLLAQKDRPAEPEPELRIAPWPDPPKPQAFFGLAGDFIRKLEPHTEADPVGILVQFLAAYGNAVGRGAFCTVEADKHYPNLFIALVGVTSGGRKGTAWGHCRRFFRTVAPDWEQRIMTGLSSGEGLIWQVRDQEDDDEGVADRRLLAYQPELASVLKVMEREGNTLSPTLRAAWDGEPLRIMTKNSPAKATDAHISLIGHISKHELVRYLKTTEAASGFGNRFLWVCVKRSKVLPDGGNIQAVDFGPELRRLAEAIEFGKTAGELQRDEEAREVWHHVYEALTREKPGFLGAMIARAAPQVVRLSLIYALLDLSPAIRREHLEAALALWDFCEASARFIFDESLGDPNADKLWEALRKKPEGMTKTEIRDLFQRNLSAKEMSRVAGMLVDFGLAEWRESPSTGGRPAQKLVARLLSPFVVDPP; this is encoded by the coding sequence ATGCCTAGGGAGCTTGTAGGAATTGCCAGCCTCTTGGCACAGAAAGATAGGCCAGCAGAGCCGGAGCCCGAGCTTCGGATAGCACCCTGGCCGGACCCCCCAAAGCCACAGGCTTTTTTTGGCCTTGCCGGAGACTTCATAAGGAAACTGGAACCGCATACGGAGGCCGACCCGGTAGGTATCCTGGTGCAGTTTTTGGCGGCATACGGAAATGCCGTAGGCCGAGGTGCTTTCTGCACGGTTGAAGCGGACAAGCACTATCCTAATCTTTTCATTGCCCTGGTAGGTGTAACCAGCGGAGGACGCAAGGGCACTGCCTGGGGACATTGCCGGAGGTTCTTCAGAACCGTGGCTCCTGACTGGGAGCAAAGGATTATGACCGGCCTGTCCAGCGGCGAAGGATTAATTTGGCAGGTGCGCGACCAAGAAGATGACGATGAAGGCGTGGCAGACAGGCGGTTACTGGCCTACCAGCCCGAGCTTGCCAGCGTATTAAAGGTTATGGAGCGGGAAGGAAACACATTGTCGCCTACCCTAAGAGCCGCATGGGACGGAGAGCCCCTTCGGATTATGACCAAGAATAGCCCGGCTAAAGCAACCGATGCTCACATAAGCCTTATTGGTCATATAAGCAAACATGAACTGGTTCGTTACTTGAAGACTACCGAGGCGGCAAGTGGTTTCGGCAACCGCTTTTTATGGGTATGCGTAAAGCGGTCTAAGGTCCTCCCGGATGGCGGCAATATCCAGGCGGTGGATTTTGGCCCGGAACTTAGAAGGCTGGCGGAGGCCATAGAGTTTGGGAAGACCGCTGGGGAATTACAACGAGACGAAGAAGCCCGCGAAGTTTGGCACCATGTGTATGAGGCGCTTACGAGGGAGAAGCCCGGTTTCTTGGGAGCAATGATAGCACGGGCGGCCCCCCAGGTAGTGAGGTTGTCCTTGATTTATGCGCTTTTAGACCTAAGTCCAGCCATAAGGCGGGAGCATCTGGAAGCGGCCCTGGCCCTTTGGGACTTTTGCGAAGCCTCAGCCAGGTTTATTTTCGACGAATCGCTGGGTGACCCCAATGCCGACAAGCTATGGGAGGCGCTTCGCAAAAAACCAGAGGGTATGACCAAGACGGAGATACGGGACCTATTCCAGCGAAATCTATCGGCCAAAGAAATGAGCCGGGTGGCGGGGATGCTCGTAGACTTCGGCTTGGCCGAGTGGAGGGAAAGTCCCAGCACAGGGGGGCGTCCAGCCCAAAAACTGGTTGCTAGGCTTTTGTCGCCTTTTGTCGTTGACCCCCCATAG
- a CDS encoding helix-turn-helix domain-containing protein, whose translation MENFYTPQEIAQKLKIDIRTLYRWIREGHLKAVKIGHFWRISESELNRLLKGEEQKQEVKE comes from the coding sequence ATGGAAAACTTTTATACGCCGCAAGAAATTGCCCAGAAACTTAAGATTGATATACGAACACTTTATCGATGGATAAGGGAAGGCCACCTAAAGGCCGTTAAAATAGGTCACTTCTGGCGAATCTCCGAATCCGAATTAAACCGTCTATTGAAAGGTGAAGAACAGAAACAAGAAGTAAAGGAGTAA
- a CDS encoding site-specific integrase has protein sequence MAKRRGNGEGTIYKRSDGTWAGQVTVGYDPETGRPRRKSFYGRTRKEVADKMAEVLRSVRTGTYVEPVKTTLAEWLDCWLAGKKGQLKPSTFESYERLIDTHIKPALGKTPLAKLQAHMLQAFYNEKLERGRADGKGGLSTRMVRYLHTIIREALQQAVKEGLLPRNVADATSPPVAKSRPIRPLTEEELLIFFEAAKDDRLFPAYVLAATTGLRRGELLGLCWDSIDLEHGAIVVQRELLALKEGLFLQDTTKSKSGRRTVTLTDDAIRELRKWKARQNQERLMLGPAYQDNGLVFCREDGTPLDPSEFTKHFQRLLVKAGLPKVRLHDLRHTHASLLLARGVHPKVVQERLGHSSITLTLDLYSHLAPGLEEGAAHTLDGLLRKERGPARTQGQR, from the coding sequence ATGGCTAAGCGGCGGGGCAATGGTGAAGGAACCATCTACAAGCGGTCTGATGGCACTTGGGCAGGCCAAGTAACCGTTGGCTATGACCCGGAAACGGGGAGGCCAAGGCGCAAGAGCTTCTATGGCAGAACCCGGAAGGAAGTTGCCGACAAGATGGCTGAGGTTTTGCGGAGTGTCAGGACTGGCACTTATGTTGAACCTGTAAAGACTACCCTGGCTGAGTGGTTGGACTGCTGGCTTGCTGGAAAGAAGGGGCAGTTAAAGCCAAGCACTTTCGAGAGCTACGAAAGGCTGATTGATACCCACATCAAGCCTGCTTTGGGCAAAACCCCGCTGGCAAAGCTACAGGCCCATATGTTGCAGGCTTTCTACAACGAGAAGCTGGAAAGGGGTAGAGCAGATGGCAAAGGCGGCCTGTCAACCAGGATGGTGCGCTACCTCCATACCATAATCCGGGAGGCCCTGCAACAGGCGGTCAAGGAGGGACTTCTGCCCCGCAATGTTGCTGATGCCACCAGCCCGCCGGTAGCCAAAAGCAGACCCATTCGACCCCTGACCGAAGAGGAACTGCTTATCTTCTTTGAAGCGGCCAAGGATGACAGATTGTTTCCGGCCTATGTGCTTGCGGCTACCACCGGCTTAAGGCGGGGAGAACTTTTAGGTTTGTGCTGGGACAGCATAGACCTGGAGCATGGCGCTATTGTTGTCCAGCGGGAATTGCTGGCGCTGAAGGAAGGCCTTTTCCTGCAGGACACCACCAAGAGCAAGAGCGGCAGGCGAACCGTTACCCTGACCGATGACGCAATCCGGGAGCTAAGGAAGTGGAAGGCCCGGCAGAACCAGGAGAGACTGATGCTTGGCCCAGCCTACCAGGACAATGGGTTAGTATTCTGTCGGGAGGACGGCACCCCGCTTGACCCCTCAGAATTCACTAAGCATTTTCAGAGGCTTTTGGTTAAGGCTGGACTTCCCAAGGTGAGGCTGCATGACCTTCGGCATACCCATGCCAGCCTTTTGCTGGCAAGGGGAGTGCATCCTAAGGTGGTCCAGGAGCGGTTAGGCCACAGCAGTATTACCTTGACCCTTGACCTATACAGCCATCTTGCCCCTGGCCTAGAGGAAGGGGCGGCACATACATTGGACGGCTTACTGAGGAAAGAAAGAGGCCCTGCGAGGACGCAAGGCCAAAGATAA
- a CDS encoding ABC transporter substrate-binding protein: MRRWVVVLSILLLSLSMFGCGSASNKQPEKVKVGIIQWAEHTALDAARQGFLDTLKKNGYEEGKNLEVDFQNAQADTSTASTIANQFVGQKVDLILAIATPAAQAVASKTSDIPILITAVTDPVAAGLVKSLEKPETNVTGTTDMNPIKEQLELLKQLVPSAKKVGVVYNTSEKNSEVQVNLAKSLGQEMGLSFVDAVATNTNEVLQAAQSLVGRVDAIYVPTDNTAVAAITSIVQVGEQHKIPVVVAEAGGVDKGALATIGIDYYRLGQQTGEMALRVIKGEKPASMAIEQQKDFQLVLNLKAAQAMGVKIPQELIDKADRVIK, encoded by the coding sequence ATGAGGCGTTGGGTGGTCGTGCTTTCAATTTTGCTTTTGAGCTTGAGCATGTTTGGTTGTGGGTCTGCTTCCAATAAGCAACCTGAGAAGGTGAAAGTGGGCATTATCCAATGGGCTGAGCACACGGCTCTAGATGCAGCTCGGCAAGGGTTCTTGGACACGCTGAAGAAAAACGGCTATGAAGAAGGGAAGAATCTGGAAGTCGATTTCCAGAATGCCCAGGCTGATACTAGCACGGCTAGCACCATAGCCAATCAATTTGTAGGGCAGAAGGTTGACCTTATTCTAGCCATTGCTACGCCTGCCGCTCAGGCAGTCGCCAGCAAAACCTCTGACATCCCTATTCTAATTACAGCAGTCACGGATCCGGTGGCAGCAGGCTTGGTAAAAAGCTTGGAGAAACCGGAGACCAATGTTACCGGGACTACTGACATGAATCCCATAAAGGAGCAGCTCGAACTCTTAAAGCAGTTGGTACCTTCGGCTAAGAAGGTTGGGGTGGTCTATAATACCAGCGAAAAGAACTCGGAGGTCCAGGTAAACTTGGCCAAAAGCCTGGGTCAAGAAATGGGCCTCAGCTTTGTGGATGCTGTAGCCACCAACACCAATGAGGTCCTGCAGGCCGCCCAGTCTTTGGTGGGTCGCGTGGATGCTATTTATGTGCCCACGGATAACACTGCTGTAGCGGCGATAACCTCCATAGTCCAGGTTGGAGAACAGCACAAGATACCGGTAGTCGTGGCCGAAGCTGGCGGAGTCGACAAAGGAGCGCTGGCTACCATTGGCATCGACTACTACCGCTTGGGGCAACAGACCGGAGAAATGGCTCTAAGGGTAATCAAAGGCGAGAAACCAGCTAGTATGGCTATTGAACAGCAAAAGGATTTTCAGCTGGTTCTAAACTTGAAAGCTGCTCAGGCCATGGGAGTAAAGATACCTCAGGAGTTAATAGACAAGGCAGACCGCGTGATCAAGTAG